Genomic window (Jeotgalibaca ciconiae):
GACGTCCGATAAACATACCGGCTTTTCCTTCTGTAAATTCTGTCATGGCATCCCATGCCCCTGTGGCCGCAGCTTCTTTGAACAGCCAGCCATTTTTATGCCAGTCAGCCATCTTTTCTAAAGTTTCTCTGTTACCTTCATGGATTGATCCGTATGAAAGTTCGCCATTTTCATCTTCTTGCCAAGTACCAGGGAAAAATTTACCGCTATTAGCAGAAAATAGTGTCACAGGATCAGATACCCAGCCAGTATTATAAATGCTGCTTCCTGAATAGGTGAATCCGTAAGTATCTTTCTTCCCATTCCCATCTGGATCTTCTTCGGTAAATGCTTTAATCACTTGTTCAAATTCTTCTAAATTTGTCGGTGCTTCTAGCCCTAGTTCATCAAGCCAGTCTTGACGGATAATCAATACTTGACCATCATCTAGAACTGGTGTATTCGCGATTCCATATGTTTTACCGTCTTTTGTAACAGGAGAAAATGTTTCAGGATATTGATCATACACTTCTTTCAAACGTTCAGGCATATACTGTTCAATGTCTTCATCGATTGCCTTCACACGACCAGATTCAATCATGTCCGCAATCATTTGCGTACTATATACAGGAAATACATCTGGTAGTTCTTCTGAGCCTGTCAATCCTAGTCGTAGTTTGGTGTCATAATTGCCTGCATCTCCGCCTAATAGAATGGTGTTCATTTTAATACCAAGTTTTTCTTCTCCTAAAGCAATCATCGGATTGTTATTAATATCGTCGCCACTGTCATATTTCCCAGCATTTTCATCTAATTGCTTTGCAGTCGTTATCTCCAGTACGGGATCATATTTACCATCTGCATTCTTCTCAGCTACCGGACCGCTTCCTTCTTCAGCTCCTCCATTTCCACCACAAGCAGAAAGTAACAAAGCTGAACTGAATAACAATGACATCATTCTTTTTTTCTTTACCATCACATTTTATCCCCTTTTTAAATTATTCTTTTACTGCTCCCATAACAATTCCTTTAACGAAGTACTTTTGTAAAAATGGATAAACCATCAAGATAGGTAATGCACCAATAAATACTTGAGCTGCTTTAATTGTTCTTTCGGACATCGCAGCAGCGGAGCTAGGATCTAAAGCTAAATCTTGTTGATTTCCTTGCACCACGATCACTTGTAAGAATGAGGCAAGTGGATAATTTTTAGTATCAGCCATATATAGAATACCAGTAAACCAGTCATTCCAATGCCCTACCATAATGAAAAGTGCAACGGTTGCCAAACCAGGCAACGATAAAGGCAAATAGATTTTACGAAATACAGTGAAAAAGCTTGCACCATCAATTAAAGCAGCTTCTTCTAGTGCTTTGGGAATACCTCGGAAAAAATTCATAATTAAAATCATATTGTAGCAACTGAAAGCTCCCGGTATGATGTATACTAAAAAGTTATTCTTTAGTCCCAGTCCTGTATTAACTAAATAAGACGGAATTAATCCCCCTCCAAATAACATGGTAAATACTAAGAACCACATAATCGGAGCTCGCCCACGAAAATCTTTTGATAGGGCATAGCCTGAAGTTGTAATAATAAACATACTGTAAGCAGTACCGATTACTGTTCTTGCAACCGATATACCTATAGAAGAAAGGAAATTGCCATTTTGAAACGTTTTGGTATAAGCAGTCCAGGTAAAGTCTAGCGGCCAAAACGAGACCATACCACTATTAGCAGCTGCTTTTCCGCTCAACGAAATAGCAAGCAGATTGAGTAAAGGAAGCACACATAACAATGCAACAATCAAAAGAAACATTATATTGATAAAAGAAAATATTCGATAGCTATTCGATTTATGATACATTCATGATTCCTCCTTTCTTAAAAGATACGGTAGTTTGCAACTTTGTAAGCGATCCTGTACGCAACAACTGTCAAAATCAATCCAATGCCAGATTTAAAGAGTCCCACCGCCGTACCGAAACTATATTGTCCATTTAATAAAGATTGGCGATATACATAGGTGTCAATAATATCTCCCGTACTATATGTTAATGGGGAGTATAAGTTAAATACTTGATCAAAGCCAGCGTTCAACACATTTCCTAAGCTTAGCGTAGCCATTACGATAATAATGGGCAGCATGCCCGGAAGTGTTACGTGGAAGGTTTGTTGTAATCTGCCCGCTCCATCCATTTCCGCCGCCTCATACAGATTCGGGTCAATATTAGAAATAGCAGCTAAATAGACAATCATGCCGAATCCGAATCCTTTCCATAAATCTGATGCAATAATGATTTGCCGGAACATATCTGCTTCACCTAAAAAGAAAGTTGGTTCAATACCAAAATTTGATAAGAAAGTATTCACAATACCATCTAATCCAAGAATATCCTTCATCATGCCAGCTACGGTAACCCATGAAAGAAAATGAGGCAAATATACCATTGTTTGAATTCCTTTTTTAATTCCGGTTTGCCGCACTTCATTTAGCATTAAAGCCATAATCACAGGTACAATGATACCTAACACAATCTTCCAACAAGCAATGACAATTGTATTGATAATAGCCTGAAAAGACTCTGGAAAATCAAAAATCCTTCTAAAATTGTCTAATCCAATAAACTCTGATCCTAAAATACCAAGCCAAGGTTTGTAATTTTGAAAGGCCATGATCAATCCGCCCATTGGCAAATAGTTGAAAATGATAACACTTACAATTGTTGGCAGCAATAAAGTATATAATGGCCAATTAATTTTTAATTCTTGCCTTAACGTCTTCTTTTTCTTTTTTGCGACAGTTTTGGTGATTTCTTTAACTGTAGTTTCCATTATTTCCCCTCCTTGCCTCTATCATATTGTAAGCGCTTAATAATATCTATGCCCCTTTTTTAATTGAACCACCCCAAAATTAACAAGTTTTTTTAGAATAAGAAAAGCGGGACAGGATTGAACCGCTAGACATCGATAGCAGAAAAAACTTATGCTTTCCTATTCCAAAATAAAAACTCATAACAATCATTGCTCTGTTGGATAATCTCCAATAGTACGATTGTTATGAGTATACGTTTGAAAAATGGTTATTAAGCTGATTTATTCCTTAATCAAAATTGTTTCATACGGAATCAGTTCTTTTCCTTCTTCTAATTTATTTCCCGTCAGTACATCTATGGCTTCTGTAAATTGTTTTGGCAGTTTCTGATTTGTTTGCGTAAAGTTCATAATAAAAGTAAAACACTCATCCTCTTTATATCGACAAGTAATTTCTAATTCAGTCTCTTCCGTGACCAGTGATTCTACTTCTGCGTCGTTTATTGCTTGATCTAATAATTTGCTCATTGTGGAAGTATCTAATTGTGTGCCCACATAATAAACCTTTCCATTTTGATAGTGATTTACTGTAGCTATCGGCATACCAGCATAAAAATTGCTGGTATATTCTCCCAAACTCTCTGCCGTCTCCAGATGGATCAAGTCACTCACTAACGTTGACGTACCAGTATGTTCATTACCTAATTTTATTTCGTTCTTTTGAGTAGGAGCCAATGCGTCGATCTCTTCTACCCAAATACCGGTCAATTTACGCAAAGGACCTGGATAACCACCTAAATGAACATTATCGGATTGATCAACAATCCCACTCATAAAGGTTGTTACAAATGTTCCGCCATTCGATACAAATTTTTCTAGTTGTTCCTGCATATCATCTTTTATCATATACAAAACAGGTGCCACTACAAGCGAATAATTTGAAAAGTCTGCATCGACAGGAATCATATCTACTGAGATATTTTTATCATAAAAATAGCGGTAGTATTGATGAATCTGATCGACATACTTCAAATCTTTATTTGGTCCGCTGGTATATTCTAACGCCCAATAATTATCCCAATCAAAAATAATTCCTACTTTGGACTGATTCTCAGCATTCAATATACCATCAAGTTGTTCCAGTTCTTCTCCTAGTTGTTTTACTTCTCTAAAAACTCGTGTGTTTTCGGTACCGACATGTTCAATCACGGCACCGTGGAACTTCTCACATGCTCCCACAGATCTTCTTAGTTGAAAGAATTGAATGGTGTCTGAACCATGAGCCACTGTCTGGTAGCTTTGAGCACGCATTTGTCCCGGTTTTTTCAAAGAATTATAAGATTGCCAGTTTTGTTGACTTGGTGTTTGTTCCATCAGCATGAATGGTTTGTTTTTTAAGCCTCTCATTAAATCATGAGTCATCGCAACCATACTCCAAGGTGTATCAAAAGCAGGATAGTTATCCCAAGAGATGATATCCATTTCTTTTGCCCATTTAAAGTAATCTAAATTTTTATAAGTACCCATTATATTGGTTGTAATCGGTGTTTCTTGGTCATACTTTCTAACAGCATCACGTTCCATCTTAAAGTTCTCTAACATACTGTCAGAATTGAAGCGTCGATAGTCAATTGATATACCAGCGAAAGCTGTTTTATCTGGTCCAATTCCTTCACTTAAAGCATTTGGTAATACGATTTCATCCCAGTCATATATTGTATGTCCCCAGAACTCTAGATTCCATGCCTTATTTAACACTTCAATTGTTTGATATTTATCCTTTAGCCAAACCCGAAATGCTTTTTCACAATTTTCGCAGAAACATTCACCGCCATATTCATTGTTGATATGCCAACAAGAAAGACGAGGATTTTCTCCATAACGTTCTGCTAGTTTTCCAGCTAATCGAGAAGCATATTTTTGATAGATAAGACTATTTGGACATGCATTGTGTCTTTGCCCAAACTTATGGTGTCTGCCCTCATAATCCGTTCTGCCAACTTCCGGATATCTTTTAAACATCCACGCAGGCAAAGCAGCCGTTGAAGTTGCCAAAACAATGTCATATTCCTCTTTTGTTAACATATTAATAATTTCATCTAACTCATCGAAGTAATATTCATTTTCACTCGGTTGAATTTTTGCCCAAGAGAAAACATTGATGGTTGCGGAATTTATTTTAGCATTTCTAAAAATTTCCATATCTTCTTTCCATGTGCTTTTTTCCCATTGATTTGGGTTATAATCTCCACCATATAAAATTCGTTTAAATTGTTTCATACTGCACTCTCCTCTTTTTAATTTAATTGTAAAGGGTTTCTTGAGTTCGTTGTATAATATGTTAAACTAAAAAACATAAGATTCCGAAACAAAAGAAGGTGTTTTACCATATGTCTATTTATTTTCAATTATCAAACGTATCATTGCCAATTTCTATTGAAAGTATCGGAAATCAATGGTCGCAAATAAGTGTCCAAAGACCAGACGGTTACCCCTTTTATCATTGGTTGCAAACGGAAGAAGGAACAGGAGAAATTGTAATAGAAAATAAAAAAATTCTTTTGAATGCCGGAGAAGGTGTCTTTATAAGTCCTTTCGTTCCTCATTCTTATTATCCTGTAGGTCACTGGACCACCAATTTCATTACCTTCGATGGTATTTTAAAAAGCAGTTTTTCAGACATTGTTGGATCTAATCCCTATACCTTGACCGGAGATTCGTGTGAATTTTCTTTTTCAAACTGGATTGCATCCATCATTCAAAAACATGAGGAAAACACATTAGATACAACGGAGCATTCTGTGCAATGTTATCGATTTTTATTGCAGTTAAGCCAAAAACACGATCCTAGCCATCAACATCATTTATATTTTATGTATGTTGAACCTGCCATTGAAATCATGAAAAAACAATATAATGCTTCTATCACGATTGAAGAAATTGCTGAACAATTATTCATTAGTCCTCAATACTTGTCTCGCTTATTCAAGCGATTCATTAATGATAGTCCCTATAAGTATTTAACAAATTATCGGATTAGTCGTTCGAAGGAGTTGCTGGTTAACCAAAACGACTTAGCTATACAAGAAATTGCCATGCAAGTTGGATTTGATTCACCAAGCCAGTTCAATTACCTTTTTAAACAGAAAACTGGCTATACACCTGGGCAATTCAGAAAACTATACCACTAACGATAAAACAAAGACGTTCAAGCTCATTTTACAGCTTGAATGTCTTTATTTTTCTGGAATAACGATGTTCAACGGTTAAATCTCTGCTGAGCATCGTTATTTTTTGAAAATAAAGACGTTCAGCCTCAAAATTTTATTTGAATGTCTGTTTCTATAAAAGCATTAAAAATTATAATGCAAAACTCTCCTAGAAAAGCGGACAATTCCTCCTGACTAACGAAAAAAACTCCTTCAATTGACTATAGATTTGAAGGAGTTTATATTTTACCAATTTCCAACTGGACATTCCTTATTAACAAGATTTGCCCGAAATTTATAGAAACAGCCACATTTTGTACAGGTATGCAGTGAACGAAATGGGCACATTTCGCATTTTCCCACACGCTTCTTAACTAATTCTTCATCGGCTAAATGAATTTCAAAACTTAATTGCTCCGCTATCAATTCATCTACATCCACAGCCAGTGCTTCTTCTTTTACATCGCACCCTTTACAAGACATCTTTATCCCTCTTTAATTGTTAATGTAACAACGGACATTGCTGGAACCGTTACTTGCACATTATTTTCTGCAGTAACGAATCCATTGAAGTCTTGAATAGACACGGTTTCGGGATGATCAAAATCATTGTGTGCATTCATTTCTTCGCCTACAATGTACTGTCCTTCTACAACTTCAACCGGCGAACTAAAATTAAAATCAAGTTTTTCTTCACCTGCAACTGCAAAATTACAAATGGATACAGTTAATTGTCCATCTTTTTTAGATACAGTATAAGTAATCGTATCTTTTTCATTTCCGTAGCTGTCTATTAATTCAGCGTCTTGGTGATTTTTATAGAGATCAAACACATGATAAGTTGGTGTTTTAACCATCTTTTCTCCCTCAGTTAAAATCACTGCTTGAAGAACGTTTACAGTTTGGGCAATATTCGCCATATGAACACGATCTGCATGTTTATGGAAGATATTCAATGTAATAGCCGCTACCATTGCATCGCGAATCGTATTTTGCTGATATAAGAATCCCGGATTGGTCCCTGGTTCAACGTTAAACCATGTTCCCCATTCATCAATAATCATTCCGATTCTTTTTTCTGGATCATATTTATCCATGATTGTCCCATGTTTGCTAATTAGTTCGTCCATATGTGCTGCTTTTTGACAAGTTAAGAACCATTCGTCTTCGTCAAACTGAAGAGCACTTCCCTTTTCTTCCCAACCATGTGGATGAACATAATAATGGAGACTTAAACCGTCCATCATCCAATGTGCGTTCTTCATTAACGTTTCTGTCCAGTGATAATCATCGACGTTCGCTCCGCCAGCAACTTTGTAAATTTTTTGATCCCCGTATTGTCTTACATAAGTTTGGTAACGGCGATATAAATCGGCATAATACTCAGGGCGCATATTTCCTCCGCAACCCCAGTTCTCATTTCCAACACCGAAGAATTTCATATCCCATGGTTCTTCTTGGCCATTTTCACGGCGCCAGTCTGCCATAGGGGATACTCCTGCCATAGTAATATATTCAACCCATTCTTGCATTTCTTGGACTGTGCCGCTACCTACGTTCCCATTTACATATGCTTCACAATCTAACTGACGGACTAATTCAAAAAACTCATGGGTTCCGAATTCATTAGTTTCTGTCACACCGCCCCAGTGGGTATTAACCATTTTTTTACGATTTTCTTTCGGTCCAATTCCATCTTTCCAATGATACTCATCCGCAAAACAACCACCTGGCCAACGCAATACAGGAATATTAATATTCTTCAGCGCCTCCACAACATCGGTACGCATCCCATTTACATTTGGAATATCAGACTCTTTGCCCACATATAACCCTTCATAAATACAACGTCCTAAATGTTCTGCAAAATGTCCATAAATATATTTGCTAATTGTTGGCCCTGATTTATTACTTAAAATATTGATTGTCATGTATACTCTCCTATTCTGCTTTACTTCCCCAAATTAATTCATTGTTTTCACCAATTGCCGAAAACGTCAGGAAGTCTGTTTCTGCATCTTCTACTGTTTGCTTAAATAAATTACCGTCATAGACAATTCCATCTATTGTTACTCTAATATACCCATTATCCCTTTGTTCCCAACTACCAATCACATCCCCCGTTATATCACCATTACTTTCAAGATGAATCGTTTGAGTTGGTAACATCGTTTTGCCATTATCGGTGCCATGATTGATAAATTCATATGTGCCGATAATTTCACTACTATCCAAGGTTTGTGGAATACGTTCGCTTCCATCGTACTCATAGGGAACAGGAACTGGCCAACCTTTTTCATTCATAAACATCTGGTGTACACGTACTTCATGATTTTCTGCACCGTTATTGAAACGTGTATGGAAAACCAAATACCAATGTCCGTCTTTATCGATGAAAGCTGAATTGTGACCGGCCGCGCGGAAGCCAACCTTCTGATGAGAAAACTGATAATTTCCTATCAATTTGATTCCATAATGGTAATTTTGATCACCTTGATCTATAATGGGCGAGTTCTCTTTTGCATCTATATAGGGACCATCTGGGTTTTCCGATCGGAATAATCGCATATTATAGCCGCCCGTCGCATTTAGCCCTCCATAAGTAATAAAAAGATAATAATAGTCCGTCTCTTGATCATAAACAATGTAGGGTCCTTCTCCCGATTGATGATAGCCGCCTGATAGTTTCGTACCAAAATAACGATCAATAATTCGTCCGTCCGGTGTAGTGGAATCTTCCCCAGGATAAATTGCTTTACCAGTTGACTGGTCTATTTCCAGTAGGAAAATTCCACCCGACCAAGAACCGTATGTCATCCATAATTTACCATCTTCGTCATAAAACAAGGCAGGATCAATCGCATTCGGTGCATAATCCGTATTATAGGTCAAACCATTTTCGATCGACCATTTTTCATTAAATTCGGAAATTGTTCCATCTTTTATTAACTTCTTCAAGTTTGTATTTTGATAATTTGTATTTCGCTCACTGCCATCAGATGAATCTTTTTCAGTGAAACCAGAGTAAACGACGGTCGAAGCATAGCTGTATGGCCCTTCAATTGACTTTGCAACTGCAAAACCGATAGCTGACCTTCTCCAAGTTGAACTGGAAGAGTAATAAAGCATATAGGCTCCTAATGAACCATCTGACCATTCATATTTCTCATTCCAAATGACATCTGGTGCCCACAATCCATACCCGCCTTGAGAATCCGCATCATCATAGCCCGCCCATTCAAAAGTTTCGGCAAGATTTTCCGGAGTATTTCCATAGAGCATATTATCTTCCATATTTTCATACTCTACATTAAAAGGCACATCCCATGTTACTAAGTTTTCTGATTTTGCTTGAGCAAGATGAGTCCCAAAAATATAGTATTCTTCTTTTCCATCTTCATCTACTAAATACGTAAGAGATGGATCGTGAACAGATACTCTTGTTCGATTGATCGTTGTCCACGTTTCTTGTTCAATTTCTTTTATATCAGATTCCTCCCCACAGCCACTCAAACTGATTATATTTAATCCTACTACTGCAAAGACGAGCTTCTTATTGCATTTCTTTGTTATTCCTTTTCCCCACATTTAACGCGGTTCTCCAAAAACCGGGAATCCATCTTCATCCCAAGTAAACACTTGTGCATTTGCATGTCGGTCTGGAACATCCAGTGGTTCTTCCTCCAAAACGATTTGAGGTCGTGCGTGATAGATAAGTATGTCTTTTGTACCATCTTCAGATACGGTAAAACTATTGTGACCAGGTCCAAATTTTTTATTTTTTTCAGATGTTTTAAATACAGGTTCTTTCGCTTTATTCCAACTTTCTTTTTTCATTAAATCAGCTGTTTCATCTGCCCATAGTAATCCCATACAGTAATTTTCATCCGTTGCACTTCCTGAATAAGTAATGAATACCTTTCCATTCCTAATAATAACTGCCGGTCCTTCATTTACTAAGAAACCAATTTTTTCCCAATCATATTCAGGAATACTTAACATAATTTGTTCCCCTTTTAGGGTCCAAGGATTTTCCATTTCTGATAAATACAGGTTGGAGTTCCCAGGAATTTCCGGATCTTTTTGTGC
Coding sequences:
- a CDS encoding type 2 periplasmic-binding domain-containing protein; the protein is MVKKKRMMSLLFSSALLLSACGGNGGAEEGSGPVAEKNADGKYDPVLEITTAKQLDENAGKYDSGDDINNNPMIALGEEKLGIKMNTILLGGDAGNYDTKLRLGLTGSEELPDVFPVYSTQMIADMIESGRVKAIDEDIEQYMPERLKEVYDQYPETFSPVTKDGKTYGIANTPVLDDGQVLIIRQDWLDELGLEAPTNLEEFEQVIKAFTEEDPDGNGKKDTYGFTYSGSSIYNTGWVSDPVTLFSANSGKFFPGTWQEDENGELSYGSIHEGNRETLEKMADWHKNGWLFKEAAATGAWDAMTEFTEGKAGMFIGRPWAIDSVNDLIVTNENARIEAYPTLRQENGDPSYQNGATNDGWIMFNSDFDNMEAFFEYYDWLYDIAFGTGDFQYGYLQDYDWDEVNGEIVFDPAAFDPAKETPFAPDKAIFTKNRPYVDRMKPAYDVAVEGKAAETGDELKAEEKMELNLPVITGTAIAYEHREELLPNLFNGEPTETMKRNWEQLQTLEAQTYTNIIYGKEDISAFDDFVQKWNEQGGEDITKEVNEWYQNLNN
- a CDS encoding carbohydrate ABC transporter permease gives rise to the protein MYHKSNSYRIFSFINIMFLLIVALLCVLPLLNLLAISLSGKAAANSGMVSFWPLDFTWTAYTKTFQNGNFLSSIGISVARTVIGTAYSMFIITTSGYALSKDFRGRAPIMWFLVFTMLFGGGLIPSYLVNTGLGLKNNFLVYIIPGAFSCYNMILIMNFFRGIPKALEEAALIDGASFFTVFRKIYLPLSLPGLATVALFIMVGHWNDWFTGILYMADTKNYPLASFLQVIVVQGNQQDLALDPSSAAAMSERTIKAAQVFIGALPILMVYPFLQKYFVKGIVMGAVKE
- a CDS encoding ABC transporter permease — its product is METTVKEITKTVAKKKKKTLRQELKINWPLYTLLLPTIVSVIIFNYLPMGGLIMAFQNYKPWLGILGSEFIGLDNFRRIFDFPESFQAIINTIVIACWKIVLGIIVPVIMALMLNEVRQTGIKKGIQTMVYLPHFLSWVTVAGMMKDILGLDGIVNTFLSNFGIEPTFFLGEADMFRQIIIASDLWKGFGFGMIVYLAAISNIDPNLYEAAEMDGAGRLQQTFHVTLPGMLPIIIVMATLSLGNVLNAGFDQVFNLYSPLTYSTGDIIDTYVYRQSLLNGQYSFGTAVGLFKSGIGLILTVVAYRIAYKVANYRIF
- a CDS encoding beta-galactosidase, which translates into the protein MKQFKRILYGGDYNPNQWEKSTWKEDMEIFRNAKINSATINVFSWAKIQPSENEYYFDELDEIINMLTKEEYDIVLATSTAALPAWMFKRYPEVGRTDYEGRHHKFGQRHNACPNSLIYQKYASRLAGKLAERYGENPRLSCWHINNEYGGECFCENCEKAFRVWLKDKYQTIEVLNKAWNLEFWGHTIYDWDEIVLPNALSEGIGPDKTAFAGISIDYRRFNSDSMLENFKMERDAVRKYDQETPITTNIMGTYKNLDYFKWAKEMDIISWDNYPAFDTPWSMVAMTHDLMRGLKNKPFMLMEQTPSQQNWQSYNSLKKPGQMRAQSYQTVAHGSDTIQFFQLRRSVGACEKFHGAVIEHVGTENTRVFREVKQLGEELEQLDGILNAENQSKVGIIFDWDNYWALEYTSGPNKDLKYVDQIHQYYRYFYDKNISVDMIPVDADFSNYSLVVAPVLYMIKDDMQEQLEKFVSNGGTFVTTFMSGIVDQSDNVHLGGYPGPLRKLTGIWVEEIDALAPTQKNEIKLGNEHTGTSTLVSDLIHLETAESLGEYTSNFYAGMPIATVNHYQNGKVYYVGTQLDTSTMSKLLDQAINDAEVESLVTEETELEITCRYKEDECFTFIMNFTQTNQKLPKQFTEAIDVLTGNKLEEGKELIPYETILIKE
- a CDS encoding AraC family transcriptional regulator; amino-acid sequence: MSIYFQLSNVSLPISIESIGNQWSQISVQRPDGYPFYHWLQTEEGTGEIVIENKKILLNAGEGVFISPFVPHSYYPVGHWTTNFITFDGILKSSFSDIVGSNPYTLTGDSCEFSFSNWIASIIQKHEENTLDTTEHSVQCYRFLLQLSQKHDPSHQHHLYFMYVEPAIEIMKKQYNASITIEEIAEQLFISPQYLSRLFKRFINDSPYKYLTNYRISRSKELLVNQNDLAIQEIAMQVGFDSPSQFNYLFKQKTGYTPGQFRKLYH
- a CDS encoding alpha-N-arabinofuranosidase, giving the protein MTINILSNKSGPTISKYIYGHFAEHLGRCIYEGLYVGKESDIPNVNGMRTDVVEALKNINIPVLRWPGGCFADEYHWKDGIGPKENRKKMVNTHWGGVTETNEFGTHEFFELVRQLDCEAYVNGNVGSGTVQEMQEWVEYITMAGVSPMADWRRENGQEEPWDMKFFGVGNENWGCGGNMRPEYYADLYRRYQTYVRQYGDQKIYKVAGGANVDDYHWTETLMKNAHWMMDGLSLHYYVHPHGWEEKGSALQFDEDEWFLTCQKAAHMDELISKHGTIMDKYDPEKRIGMIIDEWGTWFNVEPGTNPGFLYQQNTIRDAMVAAITLNIFHKHADRVHMANIAQTVNVLQAVILTEGEKMVKTPTYHVFDLYKNHQDAELIDSYGNEKDTITYTVSKKDGQLTVSICNFAVAGEEKLDFNFSSPVEVVEGQYIVGEEMNAHNDFDHPETVSIQDFNGFVTAENNVQVTVPAMSVVTLTIKEG
- a CDS encoding glycoside hydrolase family 43 protein; the protein is MWGKGITKKCNKKLVFAVVGLNIISLSGCGEESDIKEIEQETWTTINRTRVSVHDPSLTYLVDEDGKEEYYIFGTHLAQAKSENLVTWDVPFNVEYENMEDNMLYGNTPENLAETFEWAGYDDADSQGGYGLWAPDVIWNEKYEWSDGSLGAYMLYYSSSSTWRRSAIGFAVAKSIEGPYSYASTVVYSGFTEKDSSDGSERNTNYQNTNLKKLIKDGTISEFNEKWSIENGLTYNTDYAPNAIDPALFYDEDGKLWMTYGSWSGGIFLLEIDQSTGKAIYPGEDSTTPDGRIIDRYFGTKLSGGYHQSGEGPYIVYDQETDYYYLFITYGGLNATGGYNMRLFRSENPDGPYIDAKENSPIIDQGDQNYHYGIKLIGNYQFSHQKVGFRAAGHNSAFIDKDGHWYLVFHTRFNNGAENHEVRVHQMFMNEKGWPVPVPYEYDGSERIPQTLDSSEIIGTYEFINHGTDNGKTMLPTQTIHLESNGDITGDVIGSWEQRDNGYIRVTIDGIVYDGNLFKQTVEDAETDFLTFSAIGENNELIWGSKAE
- a CDS encoding glycoside hydrolase family 43 protein; amino-acid sequence: MERADPWVYKHTDGYYYFTGSVPGYEEIEVRRAKTLNELEDGERASVWHAHPSGEMSKLIWAPEIHFVQGKWYIYFAAAGSSEVAKGTFQHRMYALECADENPLTGNWVEKGQVKTAFESFSLDATVFELNGKLYYVWAQKDPEIPGNSNLYLSEMENPWTLKGEQIMLSIPEYDWEKIGFLVNEGPAVIIRNGKVFITYSGSATDENYCMGLLWADETADLMKKESWNKAKEPVFKTSEKNKKFGPGHNSFTVSEDGTKDILIYHARPQIVLEEEPLDVPDRHANAQVFTWDEDGFPVFGEPR